A portion of the Tachypleus tridentatus isolate NWPU-2018 unplaced genomic scaffold, ASM421037v1 Hic_cluster_1, whole genome shotgun sequence genome contains these proteins:
- the LOC143241876 gene encoding uncharacterized protein LOC143241876, with protein sequence MPKPSQTSSSKWDISDNNFPPITSYDNYQEWPDGNCRFVYKPDCEEARRHSSSWAMRNTNNHNVHILKKSCIGVLVCSVGCVEGRVTLRPAICDKARKNNTVCQKCKPCPNRKCTGYLEVLPCRGHCGYPVTHFWRHTDNAILFQAKGVHDHPKPEPKATAEVRRSYFRETKRLRSGTRRGREKDKEVSVLPSCEVSSTNHDFIRLSHISSEPSIGLKYAENPNEFGCLSRFLAISTKRDLCSSSDGPSSMSSKMPVSNQANMANTMTSAAEIYTDSTLQVTDGAIIEEYPWERSSLLFGDNDIIGSNYEEIVCSQHFVNFEGYETCLQSDNRKVLSCIPETFHANVSYLSPTNLGPEDDMDLFHPEDILALDEPINKSEGWSNFSCPPNDYVSTQLDDTPCPQSIHVSTLESFLRQEEEQATSGLILRYQMMKPTPGVSLPQLESPCWSYCPNIFVNGNETQRRKCLESQLGETGCDSVFSYNINSFYNTDCFDPLFLLNDAVREPADVLSTINRIYL encoded by the exons ATGCCCAAACCTTCTCAGACGTCGAGTTCCAAGTGGGACATCAGTGATAACAACTTTCCACCG ATTACTTCCTATGACAACTACCAGGAGTGGCCTGATGGGAACTGTCGCTTCGTGTACAAGCCAGACTGTGAGGAAGCACGGCGACATTCCAGCAGCTGGGCCATGAGAAACACCAACAACCATAACGTCCACATTCTAAAAAAGTCATGTATCGGAGTCCTAGTGTGCAGTGTAGGGTGTGTGGAAGGGAGGGTCACTCTCCGGCCAGCCATCTGTGACAAAGCCAGGAAAAACAACACGGTTTGCCAGAAAT GCAAGCCGTGCCCAAACAGAAAGTGTACTGGTTACCTAGAGGTATTGCCCTGTAGAGGGCACTGTGGGTACCCTGTCACTCATTTCTGGAGACACACAGACAATGCAATTTTATTTCAAGCTAAGGGCGTTCACGACCATCCAAAACCGGAACCAAAAGCCACAGCGGAAGTTCGAAGATCTTACTTCCGAGAAACCAAACGGTTACGGTCTGGAACAAGAAGAGGTAGAGAAAAAGATAAAGAG GTTTCCGTGCTGCCGTCATGCGAAGTGTCTAGCACTAATCATGACTTCATTAGACTATCTCATATTTCGTCAGAGCCCTCCATAGGCTTAAAATACG CGGAAAATCCAAATGAATTTGGGTGTCTGTCGCGATTTCTGGCTATATCAACTAAACGTGACCTCTGCTCGTCGTCAGATGGACCATCTTCCATGTCATCAAAGATGCCAGTGAGTAATCAAGCCAATATGGCGAACACCATGACGTCAGCTGCAGAGATTTACACCGATTCCACGTTACAAGTCACAGATGGCGCTATAATCGAGGAATATCCTTGGGAGAGAAGTTCTTTACTGTTCGGTGATAATGATATCATCGGCTCCAATTATGAGGAGATTGTTTGCTCACAACACTTCGTTAACTTCGAAGGATACGAAACCTGTCTTCAAAGTGACAACAGAAAGGTTTTGTCCTGCATTCCAGAGACCTTTCATGCCAACGTTAGCTACTTAAGTCCTACCAATTTAGGACCTGAGGACGATATGGATCTCTTCCACCCAGAAGATATTTTAGCGTTGGATGAGCCAATCAACAAATCTGAAGGTTGGTCAAACTTTTCTTGTCCACCAAATGACTATGTGTCAACCCAGCTGGATGACACTCCTTGTCCTCAGTCCATACATGTCTCAACTCTGGAAAGTTTTCTCCGACAGGAAGAAGAACAAGCTACTTCCGGTTTAATACTTCGGTATCAGATGATGAAACCAACACCAGGGGTCTCTCTTCCTCAATTAGAATCTCCTTGCTGGAGTTACTGTCCAAACATCTTCGTAAATGGTAACGAAACACAGAGAAGAAAGTGCCTAGAATCACAGCTGGGAGAAACTGGGTGTGACTCAGTGTTTTCTtacaatataaatagtttttacaACACAGACTGTTTCGATCCTTTGTTTTTACTAAACGACGCTGTCAGAGAACCCGCAGACGTGTTAAGCACGATAAATCGAATTTATCTGTAG